The genomic segment TCCAGTATCATAAATGTAAAAAGTGAGAAATCCATTTACCCAAGCATTGGGTCTGTTTCTCATATAATCTGGATTCAATTCACAGGCAACAGGGATTGACATTCCTGTATGGGGTTCATTTTCCACTGGAGTAATCTTAGTGTAGACTTGAAAGGTATGGGTGTGTCCATAAACAACATTTCTTTCAAAAACATCTACGGTCTTTTTGGAGTGATACTGATTGGTATACTGCCCATGCACGAACAACACTTTGCCAACTTTCACATATTTCCCATATTCATAAACTTCCCAGCCCTTATCTTTCAAATGAAGGTTATTCTCAATTTCCCAATAACCTTCTCCTTGAGGATTCCTGTCAATAGCCAGTTTAACCCAGTCTTCATGATTTCCATTAAGCCAAATCTTCCTGCAGGTTTTGGGTAAGAGTTCTTCTAAAGGATTAAAAATGTCGTTCTTAAATCCTTCATACTCCGCTAAGATTCTCTTCCCTTCCAACTGTCTCACCAAACCTTTCTCGTGAAGCCAATGATCAACAGCATCAAAGTTCATGTTGTCTCCACCTAAAATGAAAACATCTGGTCTGTTTTGTTTAACATACCGCAAGATGTTTTTCCAAAGCTTTTGATGATAATGCGGGTAATGTAAGTCATACACCGCGATTCCGAATAATTTTTTCATACTTATTACCTCCTTGCTCTTTTAGCCGAGCAGGCTAATTTATATTAAGAGACTGACTAATAAAGTTTCTTCTGGAAGAAAAATTTAATCCAATATTCTCGATTATGATTTGTTCTACTATGACAATTATGACATAGGGTA from the Elusimicrobiota bacterium genome contains:
- a CDS encoding metallophosphoesterase; its protein translation is MKKLFGIAVYDLHYPHYHQKLWKNILRYVKQNRPDVFILGGDNMNFDAVDHWLHEKGLVRQLEGKRILAEYEGFKNDIFNPLEELLPKTCRKIWLNGNHEDWVKLAIDRNPQGEGYWEIENNLHLKDKGWEVYEYGKYVKVGKVLFVHGQYTNQYHSKKTVDVFERNVVYGHTHTFQVYTKITPVENEPHTGMSIPVACELNPDYMRNRPNAWVNGFLTFYIYDTGYFNLYPIVAINGEFVSPCGKFYKGT